In Nitrosomonas stercoris, the genomic stretch GGAACAAACGGATAGTTTTTCTGTATATTGCGCATTCTTAATCAATTAACAAATTAAACGTGAGGTTGTTTTTATAATTATAAAATGAGAGAACTTATTTTAAATCTGGGAATTTCCTGTTATGAGTACTGAATTGACAGGCGCTGAAATTACGATACGTTGTTTGCAGGAGGAGGGAGTCAATCATATTTTTGGCTACCCGGGTGGAGCGGTACTGTTTCTGTATGACGAATTATTCAAGCAAGATAAAATCAAGCATATCTTGGTACGACATGAACAGGCAGCGGTTCATGCCGCGGATGGCTATGCGCGTTCCAGTAATCAAGTTGGTGTTGCTTTGGTAACCTCCGGCCCCGGAGTGACGAATGCTGTTACCGGGATTGCAACCGCCTTTATGGATTCCATTCCACTGGTCATCATTAGTGGGCAGGTCCCAACCGCAGCCATTGGGCAGGATGCGTTTCAGGAAGTGGACACGGTTGGAATTACACGACCTTGCGTCAAACATAACTTTCTGGTGAAAGATGTTACAGAACTGGCAGCAACGATAAAAAAAGCGTTTTATATTGCATCAACAGGTCGGCCTGGTCCTGTCTTGGTAGATATTCCCAAGGATGTTACGCAGCAAAAGGCTGAATTCAATTACCCAGCCAGTGTATCTTTGCGTTCCTATAATCCAGTAGTTACTGGAGATATGCAGCAGATCAAGCAAGCGATGCAAATGATCTTAAAGGCAAAGCGCCCGATGATCTATTTTGGCGGGGGCGTGATTCTAGATAATGCTGCAGCGGAATTAACAGAATTTGTAAAAATGCTGAATTTTCCGTGCACAAGCACTTTGATGGGGTTAGGTGGTTATCCCTCTACTGATCGACAATTTGTTGGAATGCTGGGTATGCATGGTACTTATGAAGCCAATATGGCTATGCAGTACTGTGATGTGTTAATTGCAATCGGTGCGCGTTTTGATGATCGGGTAATCGGTAATCCCAAGCATTTTTGTAATGAGGAAAGAAAGATTATCCATATTGATATTGATCCATCTTCAATATCCAAGCGTGTTGAGGTTGATATCCCGATCGTAGGGAGTGTAACAGCAGTATTAAACGAGTTGAATATGCTGCTTAAAGCAAGCAGAGAAACAATCGATTCTGGTGTTTTATCCAAATGGTGGGAGCAAGTTGAGTTGTGGCGCGCGCGCGATTGTTTAAAATATGATCGAGCGGCGAGTATTATCAAGCCACAGATGGTGGTAGAAAAACTCTATGAAATTACCAATGGCGATGCCTTTATCACTTCTGATGTTGGCCAACATCAAATGTGGGCAGCCCAATTTTATAAATTTGATAAACCACGTCGCTGGATAAATTCTGGTGGATTAGGCACCATGGGATTTGGCTTGCCAGCAGCAATGGGTGTGCAGTTAGCTAATCCGGGCAGTATGGTGGCCTGTATCACAGGTGAAGCTAGCATTCAAATGTGTATACAGGAGCTGTCCACCTGCAAACAGCATGATTTGCCAGTTAAAATTATTAACTTGAACAATCGCTACATGGGGATGGTGCGGCAGTGGCAGGAGTTTTTCCACGGCAATCGTTACGCAGAATCCTACGTGGATGCATTGCCTGATTTTGTTAAATTGGCTGAAAGCTATGGACATGTTGGTATGCGCATTGATAAACCAGGAGATGTGGAAGGTGCGCTAAAAGAGGCTTTTGAATTAAGTGATCGGCTGGTATTCATAGATTTTATTACCGATCAAACCGAAAATGTTTTCCCGATGGTGCCAGGTGGCAAGGGATTATCTGAGATGATTCTGGTGTAACACATGAGACATATTATTTCTTTATTGATGGAAAATGAGGCAGGCGCCTTGTCGCGTGTAGCAGGTTTATTTTCTGCTCGTGGTTACAATATTGAGTCACTCTCCGTTGCTCCTACTGAGGATCCAACCTTATCACGCATGACGTTGGCAACAACTGGTTCTGAAGCGGTTGTTGAACAGATCATCAAACAACTAAATAAATTGATCGAAGTGGTCAAATTAATTGATTTGAGTGATGAAGGTTATGTTGAGCGAGAACTAATGCTCGTTAAGCTAAGAGCGGTGGATGAGGAGCGTGAGGAAATTAAACGCCTTGTTGATATTTTTCGTGGCAATATCATTGATGTGACAAATAAAATTTACACGATAGAGCTAACAGGCACGCAATCAAAATTAGATGGCTTTTTGCAGGCAATCGATCGTAATTTAATTCTGGAAATCGCTCGAACGGGAGTTTCTGGCCTCGGGCGCGGCGAACGAATCTTGAAACTATAAATTCTCACGCGCTTATTGATAATGAATCTGGATTTCATCAATGGCGTATCAGCTGATCAAATTACATAAAACATTCAGAAAGGAAAATAATGAAAGTTTATTACGATAAGGACGCAGATTTATCCCTCATCAAAAATAAGAAAGTTGCTATTATTGGTTATGGTTCACAGGGACACGCACATGCCAATAATTTAAACGACTCAGGCGTAGAAGTCGTGATCGGCTTGCGCAGAGATAGCATATCCTGGGATAAAGCGGAAAAGGCGGGCTTGTCTGTGAAGGAGGTAAGTAACGCAGTTAAAGGGGCTGATGTGGTGATGTTGTTGTTGCCAGATGAAAAGATGGCATCCATCTATCAGGCTGACATTGAACCTTCCTTGAAACAAAATGCCGCTTTGGCTTTTGCACATGGTTTTAATATCCACTATGGGCAGATTATTCCGCGTGCAGATCTGGATGTCATTATGATTGCTCCCAAGGGACCTGGTCATTTGGTGCGATCAACCTACACGCAGGGAGGCGGCGTTCCATCTTTGATCGCTGTTCATCAAGATAAATCGGGCCGGGCACGTGATCTGGCCCTTTCTTATGCGGCAGCCAATGGCGGGACGCGTGGCGGTGTGATTGAGACCACCTTCAAAGAAGAAACGGAAACCGATTTGTTTGGAGAACAAGTGGTGTTGTGTGGTGGTTTGACATCGCTCATCCAGGCTGGTTTTGAGACTTTAGTAGAAGCGGGTTATGCGCCAGAGATGGCCTATTTTGAATGTCTGCACGAAGTTAAACTGATTGTAGATCTTATCTATGAAGGTGGCATTGCCAACATGCGTTATTCCATATCCAATAATGCAGAATATGGTGATGTTTCCAGAGGGCCTCGTATTATCACGGAAGAAACGCGTCATGAAATGCGCAAAATTTTGCGTGAGATTCAAACGGGTGAATATGCGCGTGAATTTATTTTGGAACATCATGCAGGTGCACCGGTGTTGAAATCCAGTCGGCGTTTAGCAGCTGAACATCCCATTGAGACAGTTGGTTCAAGGTTGCGTGACATGATGCCGTGGATCAAGAAAAACAAACTTGTTGATCAGGCAAAAAACTAAGTCTATGGCGAATTTTTACTATCCACATCCATTTATTGCCCGTGAAGGTTGGCCTTTTATTGTAGGAAGTTTTGTTATTGCGCTATTGGTAAATTATTTTGCCGGTTGGCTTTGGGCTCTTCCTTTATGGGTACTTGCTTTATTTGTACTACAATTTTTTCGTGATCCCCCTCGCGCTATACCGGAACTCGCTGGCGCTGTATTGGCTCCAGCAGATGGGCGTATCGTCGCTGTAGATAAAGTACAAGATCCTTTCCTTGCGCGAGAAGCACTAAAGGTAAGTGTTTTCATGAATGTTTTTAATGTGCACTCAAATCGTAGTCCGGTAGATGGTGAAATATGTGATCAATGGTATTTTCCAGGTAATTTTCTGAATGCTAGTTTGCCTAAAGCTTCTGTGGAGAATGAGCGTAATGCTTTATGGATCAAGGCTGAGGGTGGGCGCGATGTCACTTGTGTTCAGATAGCTGGCTTGATCGCAAAACGCATTGTTTGTCATGTAAAACCCGGGGAAAAACTAGCTCGAGGACAACGTTTTGGCTTTATTCGCTTTGGCTCACGTGTGGATGTTTATCTTCCGTTAGAAACAAAAATCAACGTTGGTATTGGCGATAAGGTACGGGCAACTCAAACAATATTGGCTGAGTTTCGTTGATTATTTCCAGCTGATATTCATGACATACATTTATGCAGGAAGCTGATTCGGAACAATTACCTGTTACACATGTTCGTTGGAGAAGACGAGGTATCTATTTGTTACCTAATCTTTTTACAACGGCAGCATTATTTGCAGGATTTTATGCAATTGTGCAGGCAATGAATGGCTATTATGAACATTCAGCTATTGCAATCTTTATAGCGATGGTGCTCGATGGCCTGGATGGACGAGTAGCACGTCTCACACATACCCAGAGTGAATTCGGAGCAGAGTACGATAGTTTATCCGATATGGTTTCGTTTGGTGCAGCACCAGCCCTTATCATGTATGAATGGGCCTTAAAAGATATGGGGAAACTGGGCTGGATTGCAGCGTTTATCTATTGTTCCTGCGCTGCATTACGCTTGGCTCGTTTTAATGTTTCCATTGAAGTAATCGACAAGAAATTTTTTCAAGGATTACCAAGCCCGGCAGCAGCAGCGTTAATCGCCGGCACAATGTGGGTGGTACTGGATTTCGATATTAATGTTGAGGATATTAAGTGGCTTGCCTGGATTATGACATTATTTGCTGGGTTGACTATGGTCACAAATATTCCCTATTACAGTGGTAAAGAGATTAATCTACAGAAAAAAGTTTCATTTTTTGTTGTACTTCTTCTACTCTTGTTTTTCTTCGTCTTGATTCCAAGTCATCCTCCATTAGTATTGTTTGGAATATTCTTCATTTATGCTTTATCTGGCTACTCGATGAAAATCTGGCGATTCTATAAAAATAGGAAACGCCGAGAATTGCGTGAAAATATTTAATTAATCTAGGTGTTTAGTCCCACGGTGTGCTGGAATAGGCCAAAGATAAAACGATCTGGCTCATTTATCCAGATTTTGCAGATGTATTCATAGAGTGTTAAGCCTTTGCGTGTTTTTAGTCTTTTGGTGAAATTATAAGCCATCACAAAACTATGGAGATAGGCCTTCAACTGATCGTGTGAGTCGTAATAATACCGCTTTACAGTTGTGGTTCGATTCATGCGTTCGACCTGACCATTGGCCAGGGATGGTTGGGTTTGGTGAGGCGGTGCTCGATGCCGTTGAAAGCAGCGATCAGGCTTGACGGATTAAATGCACAATGCTTGGTTGCAGCGCATATAGATAATCATCAGCGGTAGCAGCGTATGTTTGCGAAACGCTACAACAGCAGCTTCTTCTTCCAGACTTAAAACGGTTGAGCGCGACTCTTTGGGGTCCATTGGTGTATCGTGGGTGAATTCCTGCTTCCGCCACTTTGCTACCGTTTCTGGATTAATCTCATGCCGCTTGGCCAGAACATGCAGACTCTCTTGACTATATTGTATCGCTCGACGCACCGCCGCTGTGATTTATGTCTTGGTTAATCACATCTCCTTCTACAACAATGAATTGTCTACTTGACGGAGAAGCTTACAAAAAATCATATGTAAATGTAGTAGTGTCAATTTTATTTTATATTTGACGCTATTTCTAGAAGTTAATTGAAGTTGTTGCCTGAATAAAATAGGCGATACGCAAAATTTTTATGATATATGTATAGCTATTATTCTTAGGAGCAGGTGGATAAATGGAGAATGAAATTATTAATGATTTTATTTGTGTGAAATGCCAAGGAAAACTGTTTCGTTCTGAACAGAAACTCTGTTGTAGTAGCTGTATGAGTGAATTTATTATAAATAATGGCATTATTGATTTTCGTGGGAACCGACAAAGTTATTATTTTAATCCTGTTTCTACTACCGACATGGATACTCTTATTAAGCAAATGGAAGAGAGTAATTGGTCACAAACAGTAAGATCATTTATTAAATATGTTGGTCCAAAATCACCTGATTCTTGGATAGATAATTTAGTAGTGGATAGCCGCTACGCTTGGAAGATTTTTCTCAATTCGAATGAGAACAAAAGTTTGCTTGATATCGGTTGCGGCTTGGGAAATTTAGTGTCTAACCTTGCCCCGCATTTTGGCCAAGTTTATGCCATGGACCTTACTTATAAGAGATTACAGTTTACACAAAAAAGATCTTCAATTTTTAATACTTCGGATGATATTAGATTTATTGCTGGTGGAGATCAAAAATATTTACCGTTTCCAGATCACTCGGTGGATTGTGTAACGCTATCTGGAGTTTTGGAATGGGTGGGAGAAGGAGATACGGCTCTTTATAATTCAGGCAGTAAATTGCGTAGAATTTGGTATATGCTGGCAAATTATTTTGGTGAATCTAGCCCGCGCAATATACAAATTGCTTTTTTAAAAGAGATAAAAAGAATATTAAAAGAGGATGGCCAGCTATTTGTAGGAATCGAGAACCGGCTTAACTATGAATACTTTATAAATCGGCCAGATCACCATTCAAATTTAAAATATGGCTCCTTAATGCCAAGGTTTATAGCAAATTTATATTCTATTTTTGCTAAGCATCAACCATATAGAACATTCACGTATTCAATACCAGGGTATAGAAAGTTATTTGCTGAAGCTGGTTTTGATTCTTTAGAATTTATTGGATTATTTGATGGATATAGCTTTCTTAGAAAAATGTTACCTTTTGCGGAAACAGGTAAAACTTGGCAACCAAGCAAGCCACGATCATTAAAGAAGAAAATATCTTCAAATAAATATTTTGTGCCGGCCTATGGCATTGTTGCATCTTCTGCCAAAAGAAAGAGTACTAGTTTACATGACAGGATTTTTAACGCTATTGCTCAGAAAATGAGGGAAGATGCATCTTCAAATTTTACTGTCAGAAATTATATTGTGACGAACAAAGAAAAGTTGGTCATGAATTGTAATATAGCAGCTAAGGATGTTGTAGTTAAAATACCATTGAATGAAGCATCGTTATTCGCACAACAAAAAAATAAGGAGTTGTTAATTAAGATGGCCGGGCTATCTGTATCTCCTGATTTTGTTTGTCAGGTGGAAGAGGAGGGACTTCAAGGGTTTGTAGAAGAAGAAATTAAAGGAAATCCAATATCTTCTTTATTTCTACCTCAATCAAAAACATCCCTTAAAAATTTATATCAAGATATAGGTGAATTGTTAGGTAAATTAAATCCTCCAGAATCTATTATATCTGAAGAAAAATTTGAGTTTTCAGGAGATATTTATAAACGAGTCGTCGAACGTCCCTTAAAAACTTTGTTTGCGGTGCTTGAAGACAAAGGTTTGCACGATTATCTGCATGGATATTTCTCAGAAAATTTAAAAGGCAAGTATATCGGCTCTGGCGTGTACCATGGTGATTTGAGTGTAAGCAATATTATAGTGACTCCTAATGGTTCCTATCAATTGATAGATTGGGAAGGAGGAATGGAGAACGGAATTCCAATATTGGACGCGATTAATTTTATTGGGAGTAGCTATCGTTATACCAATACGCGAGCAAGCATGAGAGATACAATAAATATGTTAATTGGTGATGATTTTAAAGAATCTGAAGAGTGGCAATTCTTGGCCAAGCAATATGAATATTGGGAAATTGACCTCGACTTGCATAAAGGTTTGGTATATCTAAATTGGTTAAGTAGTGTGTCGCATTTGCTTCCGTTTTCCTTGCGGTTTAATGAAAAAAACATCAATAAGTTTATCTATGATGTTGTTGCTGAGATGAAATAAGGATACAAGTGTTTACTTTTTCCAATGAATCTCTATTTCATGACTAAAATAGCTAACCGGATGGATACTAATAATTAATCTTGATTTGTTCAGAATTACGAAGATATGCCGTTCTGGAGCAGAAATAACTTTTTCGTTACGGTGCCCAATATTTTTTGAATATGTATAAATTAGTTCGTCGGCTTTTGAACAAACTAACGGGTGGTAGCCAATCCCAGATATATCAGCCAGTTTTGTCGGAGCAAGCGTTTAATTTATATATTTTACATAAATGTCCAGATATCTTTTCTGGTAACGTAGAGCATGCCCACGAGTTTTCTGACTCTGAGTATACTAACTACATTGCTTTAGCATTTAGAGAAAAGATCAGTTCACGATTTTTTTTGCAGCCAGCTGATGTTGATAAACTTTGTCAACGAGCATATCAACCTGATTCTATTTGGAGCCATCAATTGACCAGGTTTGTGTCTCAAGTGCTAGATGATGGTATGTTCATCTATGCGGAGCAAGGGCCAAAATTATCTGGAGAATTTCCTTGGCAATCAATTCCAGTGGGTCCGGGAGGAGATAGCTTATATTCAATCAAGCCCCATCGTTTTTCTTTTCTTCCTCGGTTAGCGCTAGCGACTTATCTGCGGTTAATTCCATCTAACTATCTTTTAGAAATTGTGGATAGTTGGATGAAGAAAGCTGAAGAAGGTAAGAGCTCATTATTTTATGTTTCTAACTTAGTTGTTATTCAACGTATGCTCGCAACTACCTGGGCATGGCTTTTTCTTGCAGCAAGACCTGTGACACGAAGTATAGAAGAATTGGGATTAGAAAGTCGTTTGCTCAGAATATTATGGGCAGATATCCAATTTTTAATACCAAGAATTGGTTCTTCTGTACCCAACAATCATTTGCTCGCTGATCGTTTTGCTGCTTGTTTTATACAAATGGTTATTCCAGAGTTTTGTCAACAGATAGAATTTTCTGATGTTGAAGAAAAATTTCGAGAGGAGTTTCTTCGACAAACGTATGATGATGGTGGAAGTTTTGAGCATTCTGCACATTACCACGAGTTTGCGTGTGAAATGGGAGTAGCTTATCTTTTACTTTGTTATAAGCAAGGGCGCGAGTCTAATAAGGAAATTTATAATAGGATTAAGATGCTGCTTCACTTTCAAGCTGCTTTGACAGGACCCAATACGAAAACTCCGCTTGCATTTGGTAACGCAACTGAAGATGGATTGTTTCCTTTGGATGGAGGAAAAGGTTGGTGTTCTGGTTCGTTACGTGAAATTTATCGAGCTCTTTTCGCTGCTCAAATTACATCTACTCCTAATGATGATCCTTCAGTGGAGCGAGCTTTTTGGTTGCTTGCAGGAAAGCTTCGAGAATCTGATCAAAACATTGAGAATGATCTTATATGCCAATCTTTTCCTGAGGGCGGCATTCATGTTTATCCTGATAGCGAACTGGGTGGAAGGTTAGTGTTCCGTAGTGGTCCACTTGCTGATACTACTGTAGTAGCTGGGCATACACATGCGGATCTTCTAAGCATTTGTTTATCTGTAGGTGAACAGATGATTTTAGGAGACTCAGGAACATATACTTATCGTGGATTATCTAGTAAGTGGCCAGAGAGTTCCCCTGATTGGCGTAACTATTTTGCTGGTCCCATCGCACACAATACCCTGTGCATTGAAGGACAAGATCCTTTCGGTAAAATTGTAGGAGATTTTAGAAAATTCGATATTCCTCCTCCTCTGAAATGCCACTACTCTATTAGCCCATCTCTAGCCTGGTGTGAGGGCAAACTTTCTGATGTGGGTATTTATTCAGGTTATATTAGAGGTTGTGTTCATGTGAAAGGGTATTACTGGGTGATCTATGATGATCCTTCTTTGCTAGAAATAGATGATCAATTATGTTGGTACGGTTTTCAGTGTACCCCTGGTTCAGAGCTGTCGAACTTTTCTCCAAAGACACTCCAAATAGAAAATAATAGCAAAAATTTATTTTTAACATCTAGTTTCTCAGATTCTCCCGAGATTATAGAAGGGAATCTTGATCCTCCCGGAGGATGGTTCTCTTCAGGTTATGGTTCACTTTCGCCTGCGCCACAGATTCGCTATAAACTTGAGCATTTCTTGCCTTCC encodes the following:
- a CDS encoding phosphatidylserine decarboxylase proenzyme; protein product: MANFYYPHPFIAREGWPFIVGSFVIALLVNYFAGWLWALPLWVLALFVLQFFRDPPRAIPELAGAVLAPADGRIVAVDKVQDPFLAREALKVSVFMNVFNVHSNRSPVDGEICDQWYFPGNFLNASLPKASVENERNALWIKAEGGRDVTCVQIAGLIAKRIVCHVKPGEKLARGQRFGFIRFGSRVDVYLPLETKINVGIGDKVRATQTILAEFR
- a CDS encoding Acetolactate synthase isozyme 3 large subunit, which gives rise to MSTELTGAEITIRCLQEEGVNHIFGYPGGAVLFLYDELFKQDKIKHILVRHEQAAVHAADGYARSSNQVGVALVTSGPGVTNAVTGIATAFMDSIPLVIISGQVPTAAIGQDAFQEVDTVGITRPCVKHNFLVKDVTELAATIKKAFYIASTGRPGPVLVDIPKDVTQQKAEFNYPASVSLRSYNPVVTGDMQQIKQAMQMILKAKRPMIYFGGGVILDNAAAELTEFVKMLNFPCTSTLMGLGGYPSTDRQFVGMLGMHGTYEANMAMQYCDVLIAIGARFDDRVIGNPKHFCNEERKIIHIDIDPSSISKRVEVDIPIVGSVTAVLNELNMLLKASRETIDSGVLSKWWEQVELWRARDCLKYDRAASIIKPQMVVEKLYEITNGDAFITSDVGQHQMWAAQFYKFDKPRRWINSGGLGTMGFGLPAAMGVQLANPGSMVACITGEASIQMCIQELSTCKQHDLPVKIINLNNRYMGMVRQWQEFFHGNRYAESYVDALPDFVKLAESYGHVGMRIDKPGDVEGALKEAFELSDRLVFIDFITDQTENVFPMVPGGKGLSEMILV
- a CDS encoding Acetolactate synthase isozyme 3 small subunit translates to MRHIISLLMENEAGALSRVAGLFSARGYNIESLSVAPTEDPTLSRMTLATTGSEAVVEQIIKQLNKLIEVVKLIDLSDEGYVERELMLVKLRAVDEEREEIKRLVDIFRGNIIDVTNKIYTIELTGTQSKLDGFLQAIDRNLILEIARTGVSGLGRGERILKL
- a CDS encoding Ketol-acid reductoisomerase (NADP(+)) is translated as MKVYYDKDADLSLIKNKKVAIIGYGSQGHAHANNLNDSGVEVVIGLRRDSISWDKAEKAGLSVKEVSNAVKGADVVMLLLPDEKMASIYQADIEPSLKQNAALAFAHGFNIHYGQIIPRADLDVIMIAPKGPGHLVRSTYTQGGGVPSLIAVHQDKSGRARDLALSYAAANGGTRGGVIETTFKEETETDLFGEQVVLCGGLTSLIQAGFETLVEAGYAPEMAYFECLHEVKLIVDLIYEGGIANMRYSISNNAEYGDVSRGPRIITEETRHEMRKILREIQTGEYAREFILEHHAGAPVLKSSRRLAAEHPIETVGSRLRDMMPWIKKNKLVDQAKN